One genomic region from Pirellulales bacterium encodes:
- a CDS encoding autotransporter-associated beta strand repeat-containing protein, whose protein sequence is MHPFRWLIRLALTAAIAPLLLSEQARALVVEGGSTINTTSAGFNSIFYNVGRVGSSSTVYLGDGWAITASHVSVSIPTAVATFDFPGGTSQSYQVVNHVYLPGEPDLQLVQLAQAPPLPSIYQNIATTTPAAGSVVAMVGTGYRNGGALYWNNANSSSSGVLMLGATSTSPSGGTPNDISSDAFWTTKNNSYPAGTYQDAGFAWGGGGAPQWGESIVTFTGVPIGNTTTFGTTFYNPVYDPPSSAAWDSSQLPVVTAEVAAIGSNMAQVATYDSGGGVFSNSGSGWNLAGILVDLEDIGQDRGTSSPPANAAYGDLSFAVDLSQYATAIQTVVNSTATWSGVTGPGATSNSWDTATADWTNAGKNGSTSFSSSGAGNAIFGDTNAQYAMRLNLSLASSPAPFGAQTVTVQSGVTANSITFTNTGAANGGADYWFANASGNSTGIGGSTGLNIGGNGGIGGAVYLTSANSFTGPVSVFVGRLNLQNGSALGNTSSVSVFSGADLELQTSGSPTTFGIMESGTTGISLNISGSGIAGAGAIANLIGNNTYAGPIVLGSSATIGSDSTASGDQLTLTGGINTQGLTLTFAGPGATTIAGAVTGGGTLIKTGSGALTLNFGASGAPTTNLVASSTSLSVSGGAIDLVGGSASNTSYSQTFSSLAINSGASSIQLTANANDPLLLSLGNTISRAPGGTISLGLPGGAQSATNGITTTATNQASSILGGWATVGQTDWATIVGGQVVGLSTQPTNYTNDAWAAGNNTTVTVSSNPPSSSTTNSLRFSSAAADTITLSGTNGIISGGILVTPAVAGFTDTISGGTLEGAAGADLVVIQNNTAGGLAIGSTIANNGSATGLTKSGNGLLTLASANSYSGTTTLNAGTLAINNAAALGTGPFVVNGGTLDNRSGNLVTTTNPETWSGSFAFQGSAALSQTTGAITLATTPTIMLAGSANALSIGGNIGGSYGLAIAGSGTLALGGSNTFTGGITINGGTLRVGSTGALNASAPNVVAFGTASGETLNLNGESVSVGGLSSTSATAIVEAAASTPTTLTISGIGIFNFAGTIANGGSGILSLVKSGTGTQVLSGSDSYTGTTTVNGGILEFAADANLPAGASPNITVNSGGTVAAGSAIEQTFLIHLTSGSAGTVALAANSSNSLNFSSAVGGANLPSASLGSTGNYVYSGTLTPYGSNYRLGGGGGLLTFNGPLSGANSLTVQNGGYVALTGSDSYSLGTTIAAGTTLLFSSDAELGADPTSPSTNITLDGGTLAATSTFALNSNRGIALGPTGGTIDVDSVSGSNQNTTPNSLTYGGVIADTQGGAGGLTLTDSGTLVMSGANTYSGATTISSGTLRAGAANTIPENSALVLGLGGTVALNGFSQSVGSLTGGGIVTNNSATSTTLTVGSDGTSPSAFYGLLSDTTASTPPGGTLALDKIGSGTLTLTGVNTYSGGTFVTGGTLATVSGGTLGPGLLQIAALNGVSPLVEIGATQTVGYLIASSSGSDAAQLAVASGDTLTSTNGLTAAGTLIVGAAGSGTGTIVVAAAPTLVSGTSLQVKAGTLEFNAASGPAVVGSGVTATVAPAATLQLAGSVAAFSGGQVVNITNNGSITSGGGLSVTGTNQAVGTITGTATTSGGATSYSGDTIVGPGASLTATQILQNSLSIGAGATVTISPAGAAASQSTESPAGAPDSAAASSSPTVPVSQQIGQLQQRIIALEQLESADSAVSVSLLDASLAAAIGSAAAGDNSAAANPANASTSAADIAADIAADIATLVSDENILLASEDLPPVSASQLADAFSSASASAAPSAVPEPSGLLLAVLGIGVAAGCILRRKVFAPARSISKA, encoded by the coding sequence GTGCACCCTTTCCGCTGGCTCATCCGACTTGCCCTGACGGCAGCGATTGCGCCGTTGCTGCTGAGCGAGCAGGCTCGAGCGCTGGTTGTCGAAGGGGGTTCGACGATCAACACTACTTCGGCCGGCTTCAATAGCATCTTCTACAACGTCGGCAGAGTCGGGAGCAGTTCGACGGTGTATCTCGGCGATGGCTGGGCGATAACGGCGTCGCATGTGAGCGTTTCCATTCCGACCGCCGTCGCCACGTTCGACTTTCCCGGCGGCACGAGCCAATCGTATCAGGTGGTGAACCACGTTTATCTACCCGGTGAGCCCGACCTGCAACTGGTGCAATTGGCGCAAGCGCCACCGCTGCCGTCTATTTACCAGAATATCGCGACCACCACTCCCGCTGCCGGAAGTGTCGTGGCAATGGTGGGCACCGGCTATCGAAACGGCGGGGCGTTGTATTGGAACAACGCCAATAGTTCGTCGAGCGGCGTGCTGATGCTTGGTGCAACCTCGACCAGCCCTTCGGGAGGCACGCCCAACGACATTTCCTCGGATGCGTTCTGGACGACCAAAAACAATTCCTATCCCGCCGGCACCTATCAAGACGCGGGCTTCGCATGGGGCGGCGGCGGAGCACCGCAATGGGGCGAAAGCATCGTCACGTTTACGGGCGTTCCCATCGGCAATACGACGACATTCGGCACGACGTTCTACAATCCCGTCTACGATCCGCCGTCGAGCGCGGCCTGGGATAGCAGCCAATTGCCGGTCGTTACTGCCGAGGTCGCGGCCATCGGTTCGAATATGGCCCAAGTGGCCACTTACGATTCCGGCGGCGGCGTTTTCTCGAATTCCGGCAGCGGATGGAACCTCGCCGGCATCCTCGTCGATCTTGAAGACATCGGCCAAGATCGCGGCACATCCAGCCCTCCAGCGAACGCCGCATATGGCGATCTCTCGTTCGCCGTCGATTTGTCGCAATATGCCACGGCGATTCAGACGGTCGTCAATTCGACCGCAACCTGGTCCGGCGTTACCGGCCCCGGCGCCACGAGCAATTCGTGGGACACCGCCACGGCCGATTGGACCAACGCCGGAAAAAACGGCTCGACCAGTTTCTCCTCGAGCGGCGCGGGCAACGCCATCTTTGGCGACACCAATGCTCAATACGCGATGCGCTTGAACTTGTCGCTCGCAAGCTCGCCTGCCCCGTTCGGCGCGCAAACCGTCACGGTTCAATCGGGCGTTACCGCGAATTCGATTACGTTCACCAACACCGGCGCGGCCAACGGCGGCGCCGATTATTGGTTCGCCAACGCCAGCGGCAATTCGACCGGCATCGGCGGTTCGACCGGCCTGAACATCGGCGGCAACGGCGGCATTGGGGGCGCCGTCTATCTGACCAGCGCGAATAGTTTTACCGGGCCTGTGTCGGTGTTCGTGGGTCGTTTGAATCTGCAAAACGGCTCGGCGCTGGGAAACACGTCGAGCGTCAGCGTCTTTTCAGGCGCCGACCTCGAATTGCAAACCAGCGGCAGCCCGACCACTTTCGGCATCATGGAGTCTGGCACGACGGGAATTTCGCTCAATATCAGCGGCAGCGGAATTGCGGGCGCCGGGGCGATCGCTAATCTCATCGGCAACAACACGTATGCCGGCCCGATCGTCTTGGGAAGCTCGGCGACGATCGGTTCCGATTCCACCGCGTCGGGCGATCAACTCACGCTTACCGGCGGCATCAACACCCAGGGCCTCACGCTCACCTTCGCCGGCCCCGGCGCGACGACGATCGCCGGTGCCGTGACCGGCGGCGGCACGCTGATCAAAACCGGCAGCGGCGCGTTGACTCTCAATTTCGGCGCCAGCGGAGCGCCAACCACGAATCTCGTCGCCAGTTCGACCAGCCTGTCCGTATCCGGCGGCGCAATCGATCTGGTGGGCGGCAGCGCGTCGAACACGTCGTACAGCCAAACCTTCAGCAGCCTTGCAATCAATTCCGGAGCGTCAAGCATCCAGCTCACTGCCAATGCCAACGATCCGTTGCTCTTGTCGCTCGGCAACACGATCAGCCGCGCACCGGGCGGAACAATATCTTTAGGCCTTCCCGGCGGTGCGCAGTCGGCGACCAATGGAATCACGACGACGGCGACGAACCAAGCATCGTCGATCCTCGGCGGCTGGGCCACCGTCGGACAAACCGATTGGGCAACCATCGTCGGCGGCCAGGTCGTCGGACTCTCGACCCAGCCGACCAATTACACCAACGACGCTTGGGCTGCCGGAAACAACACCACCGTAACGGTCTCTTCGAATCCGCCGAGCAGCTCGACCACCAACAGCTTGCGATTCAGCTCCGCCGCGGCCGACACGATCACGCTCTCGGGAACCAACGGCATCATCTCCGGCGGCATCTTGGTGACGCCCGCAGTCGCCGGATTCACCGACACCATCAGCGGCGGAACGCTCGAAGGGGCCGCCGGCGCCGACCTGGTCGTCATTCAAAACAACACCGCTGGCGGCCTCGCCATCGGCTCAACGATCGCCAACAACGGCTCAGCCACCGGACTCACCAAGTCGGGCAATGGCCTGCTAACTCTCGCCTCCGCGAACAGCTACAGCGGCACGACCACGCTCAACGCCGGAACGCTCGCCATCAACAACGCGGCGGCTCTGGGCACCGGCCCGTTTGTGGTCAATGGCGGCACGCTCGACAACAGGTCGGGCAATCTGGTTACCACGACGAATCCGGAAACCTGGAGCGGCAGCTTTGCGTTCCAAGGCTCCGCGGCTCTCAGCCAAACGACCGGCGCGATCACGCTCGCTACGACGCCGACGATTATGCTCGCCGGCAGCGCCAACGCCCTCAGCATCGGCGGTAATATCGGCGGCAGCTACGGACTCGCCATTGCCGGCAGCGGAACGCTCGCTCTCGGCGGGTCGAACACGTTCACCGGCGGCATAACAATCAACGGCGGCACGCTTCGCGTCGGCAGCACGGGGGCGCTGAACGCCAGCGCCCCGAATGTCGTCGCGTTCGGAACCGCCAGCGGCGAGACTCTGAACCTCAACGGCGAAAGTGTGAGCGTCGGCGGATTGAGTTCGACATCGGCCACGGCGATCGTCGAAGCCGCCGCCTCGACACCGACCACGCTGACAATTAGCGGCATCGGGATTTTCAATTTTGCGGGAACGATCGCAAATGGCGGCAGCGGCATCCTGTCGCTCGTGAAATCCGGCACCGGCACGCAAGTTCTCAGCGGCTCCGATTCATATACCGGCACGACCACGGTCAACGGCGGCATTTTGGAATTCGCCGCCGACGCCAACCTGCCAGCCGGCGCATCGCCGAACATCACGGTCAATAGCGGCGGGACCGTTGCCGCGGGCTCGGCCATCGAGCAAACGTTTCTGATCCATCTCACGAGCGGATCCGCCGGCACGGTCGCCTTGGCCGCCAATAGTTCCAACAGTCTAAATTTCAGCAGCGCCGTCGGCGGAGCCAACCTGCCATCGGCCAGCCTCGGCTCGACGGGCAATTACGTCTACAGCGGCACGCTCACGCCGTACGGCTCGAACTACCGTCTCGGCGGAGGCGGAGGACTGCTCACGTTCAATGGCCCATTGAGCGGAGCGAATTCGCTCACGGTGCAAAACGGCGGCTACGTGGCTTTGACCGGCAGCGATTCCTATTCACTCGGTACGACGATCGCCGCCGGCACGACTCTGCTGTTCTCGTCCGATGCCGAACTGGGCGCGGACCCCACGTCGCCGTCGACCAATATCACGCTCGACGGCGGCACGCTTGCAGCTACCTCCACGTTCGCGCTCAACTCGAATCGCGGCATCGCACTCGGCCCCACGGGCGGCACGATCGATGTCGATAGCGTCTCGGGCAGCAATCAAAACACCACGCCAAACTCGCTCACCTATGGCGGAGTGATCGCCGATACCCAAGGCGGCGCCGGCGGCCTCACGCTCACCGACAGCGGCACCCTCGTCATGAGCGGCGCGAACACATATTCCGGCGCCACGACGATCAGTTCCGGCACACTCCGAGCCGGCGCCGCAAACACGATCCCGGAAAACTCGGCCCTCGTGCTCGGCCTCGGCGGCACGGTCGCGCTCAACGGCTTTTCGCAAAGCGTCGGCTCGCTGACCGGCGGCGGCATCGTGACCAACAATAGCGCAACGTCGACGACCCTCACCGTCGGCAGCGACGGCACCAGCCCGTCGGCCTTTTACGGCCTTCTCTCCGACACGACGGCGAGCACTCCGCCGGGCGGCACGTTGGCGCTCGATAAAATTGGCAGCGGCACCCTCACGCTCACCGGCGTGAACACCTACAGCGGCGGCACGTTCGTCACCGGCGGAACCTTGGCCACCGTCTCCGGCGGCACGCTCGGCCCAGGGTTGCTTCAGATTGCCGCGCTCAACGGCGTTTCCCCGCTGGTCGAGATCGGCGCCACGCAAACCGTCGGCTATCTTATCGCTTCGTCGTCCGGAAGCGACGCGGCGCAGCTCGCCGTCGCCTCGGGTGACACACTCACTTCCACGAACGGCCTGACCGCGGCCGGCACGTTGATCGTCGGCGCCGCGGGCTCGGGCACCGGCACCATCGTCGTTGCCGCGGCGCCGACGCTCGTCTCCGGAACCAGTTTGCAAGTGAAGGCCGGCACGCTGGAATTCAATGCCGCCAGCGGCCCGGCGGTCGTCGGCTCCGGAGTCACGGCGACCGTGGCTCCGGCCGCCACCTTGCAACTGGCCGGCAGCGTCGCAGCGTTTTCGGGCGGCCAAGTCGTCAACATCACGAACAACGGCTCGATCACCAGCGGCGGCGGGCTATCGGTCACCGGCACGAACCAAGCCGTCGGCACGATCACGGGCACGGCCACCACTTCCGGCGGTGCGACCAGCTACAGCGGCGACACGATTGTTGGCCCCGGCGCTAGCCTCACCGCCACTCAGATTCTGCAAAACTCGCTTTCGATCGGCGCCGGCGCCACGGTGACAATCAGCCCCGCCGGCGCCGCCGCATCGCAATCCACGGAAAGCCCCGCCGGTGCGCCCGATTCGGCAGCGGCCAGTAGCTCGCCGACCGTGCCCGTTTCGCAGCAAATCGGTCAGCTTCAGCAGCGGATCATCGCGCTGGAGCAATTGGAATCGGCCGATTCCGCCGTGTCGGTAAGCCTGCTCGATGCATCGTTGGCGGCGGCAATCGGTTCGGCTGCGGCGGGCGATAATTCGGCGGCCGCCAATCCGGCCAATGCTTCGACATCCGCCGCCGACATCGCCGCCGACATCGCCGCCGACATCGCGACGCTCGTGAGCGACGAAAACATCTTGCTGGCCAGCGAGGATTTGCCGCCGGTTAGCGCGAGCCAATTGGCCGACGCATTTTCCTCGGCTAGCGCATCGGCGGCGCCATCCGCGGTGCCGGAACCCTCGGGCCTGCTCTTGGCTGTTCTGGGCATCGGCGTTGCCGCCGGTTGCATCCTCCGCCGAAAGGTATTTGCACCGGCTCGAAGTATCTCGAAGGCTTAG
- a CDS encoding Gldg family protein, protein MNSHAIGAIFRRNFLSYFNSLTGYVFICLFVMLSSFAAFWTFDFFNNNLDNLDQLSRYLPYILLFFIPAITMSIWADERRQGTDELLLTLPASDVDVVAGKFLAGVGIYSVALMFSLICTLLMLRFLGHPDVFLFAANYFGFWLMGTAMIAVGMVGSFLTGNLTVAFILGVVFNAPLVFADLADAFTGSPEWTQTIKHWGIPEQFRDFGRGMIGLSSTLYFCLLAVVMLYLCLVLIGRRHWMGGRDGQSLLGHYLVRFLCLLVAAVGLDMVVETFNLRYDVTAERVSSLSPDTVSLLRGLDTKNRPIHIDAYVSPLVPENYVQTRLNLLNDLREFEKLGGGRVQVRIVNTEPTTEEATNAEQQFGIKPHAVRGNSRGTMKDEQIFMGAAITCGLQKVVVPFFDRGTPIEYELIRSIATVAQAKRKKLGVVTTDVQLFGGFDMQRMQPLPRQQIIDELEKQYDVVQVDPSKPIEKFDALLAVQPSSLAQPQLFNLIQAIRNGQPTAIFEDPAPVFQAVAGTTEPKQGMQGMPGPAKGDIGELWSLLGIKYVAKERGGAFAGTTSSDSVVWQDWNPYPKLFGIARGLPREFVFIGRHEPGGKTPFNDESPITSGLQEMWFPFPGAVEKLNTSTMKFVELIGTGNTTGTIPSDQIRSVIEDAQSRIQLEDENTTHESYCVAAHITGEVKGRPAPDTEKKDAGKKADSAKPKSAVEEAEKKRAAEASHTVNVVLVPDIDLMANEVFRIHSDAEEEEIGAHFDNIVFVLNTLDVLAGDTKFVEIRKREPSHRTLETIEGLVADYRQERDEAHHEAQDKVNAEISKAQAGGEEFEQKLRDFQKKAQELQRNGEDITPELREEITVAALNQKVESQRIANRVEQLKRGLARQDEILDRQSNSKTIRVENIYKFAILVLPPILPFIVGMFVFFSRRAQEREGVAKSRLR, encoded by the coding sequence ATGAATAGTCATGCTATCGGCGCCATTTTCCGGCGCAACTTCCTGAGCTATTTCAACAGCCTGACGGGCTATGTGTTTATCTGCCTGTTCGTGATGCTGTCGTCGTTTGCCGCATTTTGGACGTTCGATTTTTTCAACAACAACCTGGACAATCTCGACCAATTAAGTCGTTATTTGCCATATATCCTGCTGTTCTTCATCCCGGCCATCACGATGAGCATTTGGGCCGACGAACGGCGGCAAGGCACCGACGAATTGCTGCTGACGCTGCCGGCCAGCGATGTGGACGTTGTGGCGGGGAAATTTTTGGCCGGCGTCGGCATCTATAGCGTCGCACTGATGTTCTCCTTGATTTGCACGCTGCTGATGCTGCGTTTTTTGGGGCATCCCGACGTATTTCTATTCGCCGCGAATTACTTCGGCTTTTGGCTGATGGGCACGGCGATGATCGCCGTCGGCATGGTCGGCTCGTTTCTCACCGGCAATCTGACCGTGGCGTTTATCCTTGGCGTGGTGTTCAATGCCCCGCTGGTTTTCGCCGATTTGGCCGACGCATTCACCGGCAGCCCGGAATGGACGCAAACGATAAAGCATTGGGGCATCCCCGAGCAATTTCGCGACTTCGGCCGGGGCATGATCGGCCTCTCGTCGACGTTGTATTTCTGCCTGCTGGCGGTCGTAATGCTGTATTTGTGCCTGGTGTTGATCGGGCGGCGGCATTGGATGGGAGGCCGCGACGGGCAATCGCTTTTGGGGCACTATCTGGTTCGCTTTTTGTGCCTGCTCGTGGCCGCGGTGGGCTTGGACATGGTCGTCGAAACTTTCAATCTTCGCTACGACGTGACGGCCGAGCGAGTCAGCTCGCTTTCACCCGACACGGTCAGTTTGCTCCGCGGGCTGGATACGAAAAACCGGCCCATCCACATCGACGCCTACGTCAGCCCGCTGGTGCCGGAGAACTACGTCCAAACGCGGCTCAATCTGCTCAACGATCTGCGCGAGTTCGAGAAGCTGGGCGGCGGCCGGGTTCAAGTTCGAATTGTCAATACCGAACCGACCACCGAAGAGGCCACGAACGCAGAACAGCAATTCGGCATCAAGCCCCATGCGGTGCGCGGCAACAGCCGCGGCACGATGAAAGACGAGCAGATTTTCATGGGCGCGGCGATCACCTGCGGCTTGCAGAAAGTCGTCGTGCCGTTTTTCGATCGGGGCACTCCGATCGAATATGAGTTGATTCGCTCGATTGCCACCGTGGCCCAGGCGAAGCGGAAAAAATTGGGGGTCGTGACGACCGATGTGCAGCTCTTCGGCGGCTTCGACATGCAGCGAATGCAGCCTCTGCCGCGGCAGCAAATCATCGACGAACTGGAAAAGCAATACGACGTGGTGCAAGTCGATCCGTCGAAGCCGATCGAAAAGTTCGACGCGCTGCTGGCCGTGCAACCATCGTCGCTCGCGCAGCCGCAATTGTTCAATTTGATTCAGGCGATCCGCAACGGCCAGCCGACGGCCATTTTCGAAGACCCGGCCCCTGTATTCCAAGCGGTCGCCGGCACCACCGAGCCGAAACAGGGGATGCAAGGCATGCCGGGGCCGGCGAAGGGCGACATCGGCGAATTGTGGAGCTTGCTGGGAATCAAATACGTGGCCAAGGAGCGCGGCGGGGCATTCGCCGGAACAACATCCAGCGACTCGGTCGTGTGGCAGGATTGGAACCCCTATCCCAAACTGTTCGGAATTGCCCGCGGCCTGCCGCGCGAGTTCGTGTTCATCGGCCGCCACGAGCCGGGCGGAAAAACGCCCTTCAACGATGAATCGCCGATCACTTCCGGATTGCAAGAAATGTGGTTCCCCTTCCCGGGCGCGGTGGAAAAGCTGAACACCTCGACGATGAAATTCGTCGAGTTGATCGGCACCGGCAACACCACCGGCACGATCCCCTCGGATCAGATTCGCAGTGTCATCGAAGACGCGCAATCGCGCATTCAACTCGAAGACGAAAATACGACGCATGAATCGTATTGCGTCGCGGCGCATATCACCGGCGAAGTGAAAGGCAGACCGGCCCCGGATACCGAAAAGAAAGACGCCGGCAAAAAAGCCGACTCGGCAAAACCCAAATCGGCCGTCGAAGAGGCGGAAAAGAAACGCGCCGCCGAGGCCAGCCACACGGTCAACGTCGTCTTGGTGCCGGATATCGATCTGATGGCCAACGAAGTGTTCCGCATCCATTCCGATGCGGAAGAGGAAGAAATCGGCGCCCATTTCGACAACATCGTGTTCGTGCTCAACACGCTCGACGTTTTGGCCGGCGACACAAAATTCGTCGAAATCCGCAAGCGAGAACCATCGCACCGCACGCTCGAAACGATCGAAGGACTCGTCGCCGATTACCGCCAGGAACGCGACGAAGCCCACCATGAAGCGCAAGACAAGGTGAATGCCGAAATCAGCAAGGCACAGGCCGGCGGCGAGGAATTCGAGCAGAAACTCCGCGATTTTCAGAAGAAAGCGCAAGAACTGCAACGCAACGGCGAAGACATCACACCGGAATTGCGGGAAGAAATTACCGTCGCCGCCTTGAACCAAAAAGTCGAATCGCAACGCATTGCAAACCGCGTCGAACAGCTCAAGCGCGGCTTAGCGCGCCAAGACGAGATTCTCGATCGGCAGTCGAATTCCAAGACAATCCGCGTCGAGAATATTTACAAATTCGCGATCCTGGTGCTGCCGCCGATCCTGCCCTTCATCGTGGGCATGTTCGTGTTCTTCAGCCGCCGGGCCCAGGAACGCGAGGGGGTCGCGAAGTCGCGATTGAGATAA
- a CDS encoding DUF971 domain-containing protein, which yields MDIQPTKLSLVGADQLAIDWSDGRRLVYSFRELRDACPCATCREKRNQPAPLFPVLKPEEARPLKVRGMQPVGHYAYSIEFSDGHDTGIYTFDLLRRLGQEEGKASAGDP from the coding sequence GTGGATATCCAACCGACCAAGTTGAGCCTCGTGGGAGCCGATCAGCTCGCGATCGATTGGAGCGACGGACGGCGGTTGGTTTATTCGTTCCGCGAGCTGCGCGACGCTTGCCCGTGCGCCACCTGCCGTGAAAAGCGAAATCAGCCCGCTCCGCTATTTCCGGTATTGAAACCGGAGGAAGCGCGGCCGCTCAAGGTGCGCGGCATGCAGCCCGTGGGCCATTACGCCTATTCGATCGAATTCAGCGACGGCCACGACACGGGCATCTACACGTTCGATCTGCTGCGGCGGCTCGGGCAAGAAGAAGGGAAGGCGTCGGCCGGCGATCCATGA
- a CDS encoding class I SAM-dependent methyltransferase, whose product MASPTTKFKNLYRAHGIRGIAEHLAAEVAKIGQRRPPVEKFWSEYLTWLTWANPGMLARGNVYSMDFAIRNLPSGSPIVEIGSFAGLSANVIGYLKQRHGAANRLITCDRWIFELRPGDEAKQLADSPTVSHADYRKLVKAAFLQNVRTFSGHDLPWTIELLSDEFFAAWTAEEKRHDVFDREIQLGGPISFCYIDGNHSYEFAKRDFENCDRYLERRGFMLLDDSADGSPWEVCRVVREILDSGRYETVAKNPNYLFRKK is encoded by the coding sequence ATGGCGAGCCCGACCACGAAATTCAAGAACCTTTATCGGGCCCACGGCATCCGCGGCATTGCCGAGCATCTGGCCGCCGAGGTTGCCAAGATTGGGCAGCGAAGGCCGCCGGTCGAAAAATTCTGGTCCGAGTATCTCACCTGGCTGACTTGGGCCAACCCCGGAATGCTTGCCCGCGGGAATGTCTACAGCATGGATTTTGCGATCCGCAATCTTCCGAGCGGTTCGCCGATCGTCGAGATTGGTTCGTTCGCGGGATTGTCGGCAAATGTGATCGGCTACTTGAAACAGCGGCACGGCGCCGCCAACCGGTTGATCACCTGCGACCGCTGGATTTTTGAATTGCGGCCCGGAGATGAAGCCAAACAGTTGGCCGATTCGCCGACCGTCTCGCATGCCGATTATCGCAAGCTGGTCAAAGCAGCGTTTCTGCAAAATGTCCGCACGTTCAGCGGCCACGATCTGCCCTGGACGATCGAGCTTTTGTCGGACGAATTTTTCGCCGCTTGGACGGCCGAAGAAAAACGGCACGACGTCTTCGACCGGGAAATTCAGCTCGGCGGCCCGATCAGCTTCTGCTACATCGACGGCAACCATTCCTACGAATTCGCCAAACGCGACTTCGAGAATTGCGATCGCTATTTGGAGCGCCGCGGTTTCATGCTGCTCGACGATTCGGCCGATGGCTCGCCCTGGGAGGTGTGCCGGGTGGTGCGCGAAATCTTGGATTCGGGGCGCTACGAGACGGTCGCAAAAAACCCCAACTATCTGTTCCGTAAAAAGTAA
- a CDS encoding AMP-binding protein, which translates to MAPKTAEDRRALETLEPRALGRHQLRRLNELLDRILPENRFYSEKLGEIQRPVRSLDELAAWPFTYKTDLLGSHHEHDLAVNRTWPVDRYSRLHRTSGTHGRPLVVLDTAEDWQWWIECWQFVLDAAEVTPQDVVLMAFSFGPFVGFWSAYDALAERGCLLIPTGGVSTLGRLELARTSQATVICCTPSYALHMAEVAADNKFDVAGMGVRRIIVAGEPGGSVPAVRNRIEEAWGAKLLDHCGATEVGPWGYGDLAGTGVSVNESEFIAEFLSVATGTPAAEGELAELVLTALGRFGSPAIRYRTGDLVRPVWHGEGPSRFVRLDGGILGRTDDMLVVRGVNIFPSSIEQIVRSFPEVVEFRAIVYKAAQLDQLRLEVEDRSNDPARIAQELQLRLGMSVEVQPVPLGSLPRFEGKGKRFIDRR; encoded by the coding sequence ATGGCGCCCAAAACTGCCGAGGATCGACGCGCGTTGGAAACGCTGGAGCCCCGCGCGCTTGGCCGGCACCAACTGCGGCGGTTGAACGAACTGCTCGACCGAATCCTGCCGGAAAATCGCTTTTATTCGGAAAAACTGGGCGAAATCCAGCGCCCGGTCCGATCGCTGGATGAATTGGCCGCCTGGCCCTTTACCTACAAAACCGATCTGCTCGGCTCACACCACGAACACGATCTGGCCGTCAACCGCACTTGGCCGGTCGATCGCTATTCGCGGCTGCATCGGACCTCGGGCACGCATGGCCGCCCGCTGGTGGTGCTCGACACGGCCGAGGATTGGCAATGGTGGATCGAATGCTGGCAATTCGTGTTGGATGCGGCGGAGGTGACGCCGCAGGATGTCGTGCTGATGGCATTTTCGTTTGGTCCGTTCGTCGGCTTTTGGAGCGCGTACGACGCCCTGGCCGAACGCGGCTGCTTGCTGATACCCACCGGCGGCGTTTCGACACTGGGCCGCTTGGAGCTTGCCCGAACGAGCCAGGCGACCGTTATCTGCTGCACCCCCAGCTACGCATTGCACATGGCGGAAGTGGCGGCCGACAATAAGTTCGACGTGGCGGGCATGGGCGTGCGCCGGATCATCGTGGCCGGCGAGCCGGGTGGCTCGGTGCCCGCCGTCCGAAATCGGATCGAAGAAGCGTGGGGGGCCAAATTGCTCGATCATTGCGGCGCTACGGAAGTGGGCCCGTGGGGCTACGGCGATCTGGCCGGCACGGGCGTGAGCGTCAACGAAAGCGAATTCATCGCCGAGTTTCTCTCCGTCGCAACCGGCACTCCGGCGGCCGAGGGGGAACTCGCCGAATTGGTGCTCACCGCCCTAGGGCGATTCGGCAGCCCCGCGATCCGCTATCGAACGGGCGACCTTGTGCGGCCGGTTTGGCATGGCGAAGGACCAAGCCGATTCGTGCGCCTGGACGGAGGCATCCTGGGCCGCACCGACGACATGCTGGTCGTTCGCGGCGTGAATATCTTTCCCAGTTCCATCGAGCAGATCGTCCGCAGCTTTCCGGAAGTCGTCGAGTTTCGAGCGATCGTCTACAAAGCTGCCCAACTGGACCAGCTTCGGCTCGAGGTCGAAGATCGCTCGAACGATCCGGCGCGGATCGCCCAAGAATTGCAATTGCGATTGGGCATGAGCGTGGAAGTGCAGCCGGTGCCGCTCGGATCGCTGCCGCGGTTCGAGGGAAAAGGAAAGCGATTCATCGATCGGAGATAA